A DNA window from Gorilla gorilla gorilla isolate KB3781 chromosome 19, NHGRI_mGorGor1-v2.1_pri, whole genome shotgun sequence contains the following coding sequences:
- the LOC101129414 gene encoding mitochondrial import receptor subunit TOM7 homolog: MVKLSKEANQRLQQLFNGGQFAIRWGFIPLVIYLGFKRGADPGMSEPTVLSLLWG, from the coding sequence ATGGTGAAGCTGAGCAAAGAGGCCAATCAGAGACTGCAGCAGCTCTTCAACGGGGGCCAGTTTGCCATCCGCTGGGGCTTTATCCCTCTTGTGATTTACCTGGGATTTAAGAGGGGTGCAGATCCTGGAATGTCTGAACCAACTGTTTTGAGCCTACTTTGGGGATAA